Genomic segment of Syntrophales bacterium:
AGGTGACTCCTATAGGCACACTTACGATGACAACCTCACATTTCTCGGCCATAGTCGGGATATCCATCCCTGTGTTTCTTCCCGATACATGAACGGCATACCCCTCTCTCTTAAAAAAGTCGGCAAACCACTTACCGATACCACCGGTGCCGCCGATGATCCCTATTTCAAAATTCTTCATCTAAAAATAACCTCCACCTAAAAAGGGGACAGTCCCCTTTTTCCTTTTCCCTTACTGCTGTTCCTGTAAAACCCTCTGTCTCAACAGGTGATCCGCAAGCACAATACTCACCATCGCCTCACAAACAGGTATAATTCGGGGAATTACCGAGACGTCATGCCTCCCCTTAATCGATATATTTACCGGCTTACCATGAATATCAACCGTCTGCTGTTCCTTCTCGATAGAGGGAATCGGTTTACAAGCGATCCGAATGACTATTTCATCTCCATTGGTGATACCGGCAAGTATCCCTCCTGCATTGTTCGTCAAAAATCCCTCCTGAGTAATCGGGTCGTTGCATTCCGAGCCTGACATCCTTGCGGCCTGAAACCCCGCGCCTATTTCCACTCCCTTAACTGTCCCGATGCTCATGAGTGCCTTGGCCAGATCGGCATCGATTTTGTCAAAGACCGGCTCTCCCAGACCCGGAGGACATCCTTTGACCAGTACCTCTACAACACCGCCGATAGAATCCCCGCTGTTCTTCGCCTCTTCCAAACTTTTCTCCATCTTGAGGGCGGCATCACTATCGGGACATCTTACATAATTTTTATCTATATCTTCGTAGGACATCCTTTCTGCAGGAATGCCTCCCAGCTCTTTTGTATAAGCTGTAACATGTATGCCTTCACGATTAATAATCTTCCTGGCAATGGCACCGGCAGCAACACGTCCAGCG
This window contains:
- the aroC gene encoding chorismate synthase; amino-acid sequence: MSGSSIGTLFRVTTWGESHGKAIGVVVEGCPPCISLSELEIQEELDRRRPGQGPGSSPRQEADIVEILSGIFEGKTTGTPISLIIRNRDARSESYDAMRDVFRPGHGDFTYHKKYGIRDHRGGGRASGRETAGRVAAGAIARKIINREGIHVTAYTKELGGIPAERMSYEDIDKNYVRCPDSDAALKMEKSLEEAKNSGDSIGGVVEVLVKGCPPGLGEPVFDKIDADLAKALMSIGTVKGVEIGAGFQAARMSGSECNDPITQEGFLTNNAGGILAGITNGDEIVIRIACKPIPSIEKEQQTVDIHGKPVNISIKGRHDVSVIPRIIPVCEAMVSIVLADHLLRQRVLQEQQ